The Parafrankia discariae genomic interval GATCGGCCGTATCACGTGGTGGGGTCGGATCTGGCGGGGGTGGTGTTGCGGACGGGGCCGGGGGTGCATGCGTGGCATCCGGGGGATGAGGTGGTGGCGCACTGTCTGTCGGTGGAGTTGGAGCGTCCGGAGGGGCACAACGACACGATGCTGGATCCGGAGCAGCGGATCTGGGGGTTCGAGACGAATTTCGGTGGTCTTGCGGAGCTGGCGTTGGTGAAGGCGAACCAGTTGATGCCGAAGCCGGGGCATTTGAGTTGGGAGGAGGCGGCGGCGCCGGGGTTGGTGAACTCGACGGCGTACCGGCAGTTGGTGTCGGGGAACGGTGCGGGGATGAAGCAGGGTGATGTGGTGTTGATCTGGGGGGCGTCGGGGGGGTTGGGGTCGTACGCGACGCAGATGGCGTTGCGGGGTGGGGCGATCCCGGTGTGTGTGGTGTCGTCGGCGGAGAAGGCGGCGATCTGTCGGGCGATGGGTGCGGAGCTGGTGATCGACCGGGCGGCGGAGGGGTATCGGTTCTGGTCGGATGAGCGGACGCAGGACCCGCGGGAGTGGAAGCGGTTCGGGGCGCGGATCCGGGAGCTGACGGGTGGGGAGGATCCGGACATCGTGTTCGAGCATCCGGGGCGGGAGACGTTCGGGGCGTCGGTGTATGTGGCGCGTAAGGGTGGGGTGGTGGTGACGTGCGCGTCGACGAGTGGGTTCATGCATGAGTACGACAACCGGTATCTGTGGATGAACCTGAAGCGGATCATCGGGTCGCATTTCGCGAACTACCGGGAGGCGTGGGAGGCGAACCGGCTGGTGGCGCGGGGGTTGGTGCATCCGACGTTGTCGAAGGTGTATCCGTTGGAGCGGACGGGGCAGGCGGCGCTGGATGTGCACCGGAATGCCCATCAGGGCAAGGTCGGGGTGCTGTGTCTGGCGCCGGAGGAGGGGCTGGGGATCCGGGACGAACGGACCCGGGCCCGTCACCTCACGGCTATCAACCGCTTCCGCGGCGTGTAGAACCCG includes:
- the ccrA gene encoding crotonyl-CoA carboxylase/reductase; this translates as MKHVVEAIMAGGGPSPERRAEFGALAVPESYRGVVVRKAEVGMFEGRVSREKDPRESLHVDEVGTPELGPGEALVAVMASSVNYNTVWTSIFEPLSTFGFLERYGRSSPLAAKHDRPYHVVGSDLAGVVLRTGPGVHAWHPGDEVVAHCLSVELERPEGHNDTMLDPEQRIWGFETNFGGLAELALVKANQLMPKPGHLSWEEAAAPGLVNSTAYRQLVSGNGAGMKQGDVVLIWGASGGLGSYATQMALRGGAIPVCVVSSAEKAAICRAMGAELVIDRAAEGYRFWSDERTQDPREWKRFGARIRELTGGEDPDIVFEHPGRETFGASVYVARKGGVVVTCASTSGFMHEYDNRYLWMNLKRIIGSHFANYREAWEANRLVARGLVHPTLSKVYPLERTGQAALDVHRNAHQGKVGVLCLAPEEGLGIRDERTRARHLTAINRFRGV